In Mytilus edulis chromosome 4, xbMytEdul2.2, whole genome shotgun sequence, the following proteins share a genomic window:
- the LOC139518706 gene encoding organic cation transporter protein-like, with protein MSEYEKVLKQLGSYGPLHYFGKYQFRVFIIVSLFETPAAWAMLLPILINAKPTWTCYEDSGNSTRNMTQNYTMNACAADNKKCGAMKFSEDFTSIISEWHLICENEGIPSLITTIQMVGVFLGACITGQLADKFGRKKPLYMEYLLLLILLFCSAFAQSWQTFAVLRFFIGGLVGGVLVTNFVLPLEYVIPSWRVFCGCVGFWAVGLMLLAPLGYLIRDWRTLTMVTSLVGLPMLLSWRLVPESPRWLLSKGRYEEAKQIILTMAAYNKVDNPDLTQLQLSMKIDRNENKGCQMYSYHNLCRNPKSAFHSFIAMFSWFVSSSVYYGLNFNTKNLAGDRYLNIFISGLVEIPALALVLLISNKIGRRKTISLLMMLAGVSCFSVLFIDLAVSGEKSSGLTILTIVLAMLGKSGIAGGWAAVQVFSAETFPTVVRNIGIAACSMSARVGGVVAPQFESLNSIQQSLPFTIFGGLALACGVLVCFLPETAGRPLPDKLDIDVMVEAPLNDKREKAVGEVLEDTPLQNDYEQENVL; from the exons ATGTCTGAGTATGAAAAGGTTTTAAAACAGCTTGGTTCATATGGACCTTTACACTATTTTGGGAAATATCAGTTTAGAGTATTCATCATTGTAAGCCTGTTTGAAACGCCAGCAGCATGGGCAATGTTATTACCTATCTTAATCAATGCAAAGCCTACATGGACATGTTATGAGGATAGTGGTAATTCAACCAGAAATATGACACAGAATTATACAATGAATGCATGTGCAGCAGATAATAAAAAGTGTGGGGCCATGAAATTCTCAGAGGACTTTACTTCTATCATATCAGAG TGGCATTTAATCTGTGAGAATGAAGGTATACCATCATTAATCACTACCATACAGATGGTTGGAGTATTCCTTGGTGCATGTATCACAGGACAGCTAGCAGATAAGTTTGGAAGGAAGAAACCTTTATATATGGAGTACCTATTGcttcttattttactattttGTAGTGCATTTGCTCAATCATGGCAAACATTTGCTGTCCTCAGATTCTTCATTGGTGGATTAGTTGGAG GTGTGTTGGTAACCAACTTTGTGTTACCATTAGAATATGTTATTCCCTCCTGGAGAGTATTTTGTGGATGTGTAGGTTTCTGGGCTGTAGGATTGATGCTGCTAGCTCCTCTAGGATATTTGATCAGAGACTGGAGAACATTAACAATGGTGACATCACTTGTAGGATTGCCCATGCTTCTAAGCTGGAG ATTGGTACCAGAAAGCCCTAGATGGTTGCTTAGTAAAGGTAGATATGAAGAAGCTAAACAGATTATACTTACCATGGCAGCTTACAACAAAGTAGATAATCCTGATCTAACTCAACTACAATTATCTATG AAAATAgatagaaatgaaaataaaggTTGTCAGATGTATAGCTACCATAATCTTTGTAGAAATCCAAAGTCTGCATTCCACAGTTTTATTGCTATGTTTAGTTG gTTTGTTTCAAGTTCCGTGTACTATGGTTTAAACTTTAACACTAAGAATTTAGCTGGTGATAGATACCTCAATATCTTCATATCAGGATTAGTAGAAATACCAGCATTAGCATTGGTTCTACTTATTAGTAATAAGATTGGACGACGAAAGACGATCTCCTTGTTAATGATGTTAGCAGGAGTCTCGTGTTTCTCAGTGTTATTTATAGACTTAGCTG TTTCAGGTGAAAAGTCATCTGGTTTAACAATACTAACAATAGTACTAGCCATGCTTGGGAAGTCAGGAATAGCTGGTGGCTGGGCTGCAGTTCAGGTTTTCTCTGCTGAAACATTCCCAACTGTTGTCAG gaatATAGGTATAGCTGCATGTTCTATGTCTGCCAGAGTAGGAGGTGTAGTAGCTCCACAGTTTGAAAGTTTA AATTCTATTCAGCAATCATTACCATTTACAATATTTGGAGGATTAGCATTAGCCTGTGGAGTATTAGTCTGTTTCCTACCAGAGACAGCTGGTAGACCATTACCAGACAAGTTAGATATAGATGTAATGGTGGAAGCTCCACTCAATGATAAAAGGGAAAAGGCAGTAGGTGAAGTTCTAGAAGATACACCTTTACAGAATGATTATGAACAAGAGAATGTTTTATAA
- the LOC139518625 gene encoding uncharacterized protein encodes MFFTSLGGPGFQTFCTSLGGPGFQTFCTSLGGPGFQMFCSSLGGPGFQTFCTSLGGPGFQAFCTSLGGPGFQTFCGPGFQTFCTSLSGPGFQTFCTSLGGPRFQTFCTSLGGPGFQMFCTSLGGPGFQTFCTSLGGPGFQTFCTLLGGPGFQTFCTSLGGPGFQTCCTSLGGPGFQTFCISLGGPGFQTFCTSLGGPGFQTFCTSLGGPGFQTFCTSLGGPGFQTC; translated from the exons atgttttttacatCATTAGGTGGACCaggctttcaaacattttgtacatcatTAGGTGGACCaggctttcaaacattttgtacatcatTAGGTGGACCaggctttcaaatgttttgttcATCATTAGGTGGACCaggctttcaaacattttgtacatcatTAGGTGGACCAGGCTTTCAAGCATTCTGTACATCATTAGGTGGACCaggctttcaaacatttt GTGGACCaggctttcaaacattttgtacatcatTAAGTGGACCaggctttcaaacattttgtacatcatTAGGTGGACCaagatttcaaacattttgtacatcatTAGGTGGACCaggctttcaaatgttttgtacATCATTAGGTGGACCaggctttcaaacattttgtacatcatTAGGTGGACCaggctttcaaacattttgtacacTATTAGGTGGACCaggctttcaaacattttgtacatcatTAGGTGGACCAGGCTTTCAAACATGTTGTACATCATTAGGTGGACCaggctttcaaacattttgtatATCATTAGGTGGACCaggctttcaaacattttgtacTTCATTAGGTGGACCaggctttcaaacattttgtacatcatTAGGTGGACCaggctttcaaacattttgtacatcatTAGGTGGACCAGGCTttcaaacatgttaa
- the LOC139518624 gene encoding uncharacterized protein: MPPKSTRTHGCGVVVGVDVEADGALIVTNLDQVEIAISYNGFQTFCTSSGGPGFQTFCTSLGGPGFQTFCTTLGGPDFQTFCTSLGGPGFQMFCTSLGGPGFQTFCTPLGGPGFQTFCTSLGGPGFQTFCTSLGGPGFQTFCTSLGGPGFQTFCTSLGGPGFQTFCTSLGGPGFQMFCTPLGGPGFQTFCTPLGGPGFQTFCTSLGGAGFQTFCTSLGGPGFQTFCTSLGGPGFQMFCTSLVGPGFQTFCTSLGGPDFQMFCTPLGVPGFQTFCTPLGGPGFQMFCTALGGPGFQTFCTSLGGPGFQTF; this comes from the exons atgccaccaaaatctactagaacacatGGGTGTGgtgtggtggtaggggttgatgtagaggcagatggagctctgatagtaacgaatcttgatcaagtagagat AGCAATCTCCTATAAtggctttcaaacattttgtacatcatCAGGTGGACCaggctttcaaacattttgtacatcatTAGGTGGACCaggctttcaaacattttgtacaaCATTAGGTGGACCAgactttcaaacattttgtacatcatTAGGTGGACCaggctttcaaatgttttgtacATCATTAGGTGGACCaggctttcaaacattttgtacacCATTAGGTGGACCaggctttcaaacattttgtacatcatTAGGTGGACCaggctttcaaacattttgtacatcatTAGGTGGACCaggctttcaaacattttgtacatcatTAGGTGGACCaggctttcaaacattttgtacatcatTAGGTGGACCAGGCTTTCAAACGTTTTGTACATCATTAGGTGGACCaggctttcaaatgttttgtacACCATTAGGTGGACCaggctttcaaacattttgtacacCATTAGGTGGACCaggctttcaaacattttgtacatcatTAGGTGGAGCaggctttcaaacattttgtacatcatTAGGTGGACCaggctttcaaacattttgtacatcatTAGGTGGACCaggctttcaaatgttttgtacATCATTAGTTGGACCAGGCTTTCAAACCTTTTGTACATCATTAGGTGGACCagactttcaaatgttttgtacACCATTAGGTGTACCaggctttcaaacattttgtacacCATTAGGTGGACCaggctttcaaatgttttgtacAGCATTAGGTGGACCaggctttcaaacattttgtacatcatTAGGTGGACCAggctttcaaacattttga